Proteins encoded in a region of the Triplophysa rosa linkage group LG6, Trosa_1v2, whole genome shotgun sequence genome:
- the retsatl gene encoding LOW QUALITY PROTEIN: inactive all-trans-retinol 13,14-reductase (The sequence of the model RefSeq protein was modified relative to this genomic sequence to represent the inferred CDS: substituted 1 base at 1 genomic stop codon) yields the protein MSWFLLFSEWFVDYARGTYWYLFGRRSGLCSGSISSPGPLDLDQKKKNMCXQLTLHLVLPSEFDEFEVPKNLDVIVIGSGVGGLTAAATLAKLGKKVLVLEQDEQAGGLCKTFSVKGFEFDSGFNYVGQLHENGFLKVALDLITDGQVHFAEQDADVDTVVIGKGKERKEYTIYSGKRQMEDDEKENAYGVTVKTDGEVEIKAPVIVSNAGMFNTFRKLLPPEVQAHPGIQNYVHTLKPGKAFFQVFAGFNGTEEDLGISSTNMRLFKTNNMDEVLEEYFDLDKEDAPDNIPMMYMSFPSARDPTSCTRFPGQSRMVIHTMVNPKWFGKWNNMAEMDRGEEYEKYKMRFANHLFDWACVHFPKLREKLLLMMHAVSPINMHGLGATNGSMLSAEHSLERYQLLNIAKIRCNTPIKNPYLSGQDIFSAGLQGGLLCASSVLDHCLYIDLLLQQKKLKNRAAKKLQ from the exons ATGAGTTGGTTCCTGCTCTTCTCCGAATGGTTCGTGGACTATGCTCGTGGCACATACTGGTACCTGTTTGGCAGGAGAAGTGGACTGTGCAGTGGATCCATTAGTTCTCCGGGACCACTAGATTTAgaccaaaagaaaaagaa TATGTGCTAACAACTAACACTCCATCTTGTGTTACCTTCAGAATTTGACGAGTTTGAAGTGCCCAAAAATCTGGATGTGATCGTGATCGGCAGTGGTGTCGGTGGCCTGACGGCTGCCGCAACTTTAGCCAAACTAGGAAAGAAAGTTCTGGTGTTGGAGCAAGATGAGCAGGCTGGAGGTCTGTGTAAGACATTCAGTGTGAAGGGCTTCGAGTTTGACTCTG GCTTCAATTATGTTGGGCAACTTCACGAGAACGGATTCTTGAAGGTGGCATTGGATCTGATCACTGACGGCCAGGTGCATTTCGCTGAGCAGGACGCTGATGTGGACACTGTAGTTATTGGAaaaggaaaagagagaaaagaataCACAATTTACAGCGGCAAGAGACAGATGGAAGATGATGAAAAAGAAAACGCATACG GAGTGACCGTAAAGACAGACGGAGAAGTTGAAATTAAGGCTCCAGTGATTGTTTCAAATGCTGGAATGTTCAACACCTTCAGGAAACTTCTGCCTCCAGAGGTCCAGGCTCATCCTG GCATTCAGAATTATGTTCATACTCTGAAACCAGGCAAAGCATTTTTCCAGGTGTTTGCAGGTTTTAATGGCACTGAGGAAGATTTGGGCATCTCATCCACCAACATGCGACTCTTTAAGACAAACAACATGGATGAAGT gTTGGAAGAGTACTTTGATTTAGACAAGGAGGATGCACCTGATAATATTCCCATGATGTACATGTCCTTCCCTTCTGCTAGAGATCCCACCTCATGCACTCGCTTCCCAG GACAGTCACGTATGGTGATTCATACAATGGTCAATCCAAAGTGGTTTGGAAAATGGAACAACATGGCTGAGATGGACAGAGGAGAAGAATATGAAAAGTACAAGATGAGATTTGCCAACCATCTCTTTGACTGGGCTTGTGTTCACTTCCCCAAGCTGAGAGAGAAG TTGCTGCTGATGATGCATGCAGTCAGTCCCATCAACATGCATGGACTTGGTGCCACAAATGGATCCATGCTGTCTGCAGAGCACAGTCTGGAGAGATACCAGCTGCTGAACATCGCCAAGATCAGATGCAACACACCGATCAAGAACCCCTACCTGTCAG gACAAGATATTTTCTCCGCTGGTTTGCAAGGTGGTCTTCTCTGCGCTTCATCGGTTCTGGATCACTGCCTGTACATTGACCTTCTGCTCCAgcaaaaaaagctaaaaaacaGGGCAGCCAAGAAACTACAGTGA